One window of Penaeus chinensis breed Huanghai No. 1 chromosome 1, ASM1920278v2, whole genome shotgun sequence genomic DNA carries:
- the LOC125025636 gene encoding coiled-coil-helix-coiled-coil-helix domain-containing protein 10, mitochondrial-like produces the protein MPRRGAAMPRAPPRAAPPPPPPRAAPPPPAPVPPPAAAAPKQPGLFAQMAATAGGVAVGSAVGHVVGHALTSGGSSSSEQPQQAAPAPAPAQPQGYPQYQGYQQQPYAQSGPSEPQGPCAWEVKQFLQCAQTQSDVSVCEGFNEALRQCKAQYREMTA, from the exons GCGGGCagctcctcccccacctcccccaagaGCTGCTCCTCCCCCACCAGCTCCTGTTCCTCCACCTGCTGCAGCAGCACCAAAGCAGCCTGGATTATTTGCACAGATGGCTGCTACTGCTGGTGGTGTTGCTGTAGGCTCTGCAGTG GGTCATGTGGTAGGTCATGCCTTGACCAGTGGAGGAAGCAGTAGTTCAGAACAGCCCCAGCAGgcagcaccagcaccagcaccagcacaACCCCAAGGATACCCACAATACCAAGGCTATCAGCAGCAGCCATATGCACAG agTGGTCCATCAGAACCTCAGGGACCTTGTGCTTGGGAAGTTAAGCAGTTCCTCCAGTGTGCACAGACACAGTCAGATGTTTCAGTTTGTGAAGGATTTAATGAAGCTCTAAGGCAATGCAAGGCTCAGTATAGAG aaatGACAGCTTAA